Proteins from a genomic interval of Clostridium scatologenes:
- the citC gene encoding [citrate (pro-3S)-lyase] ligase, which produces MYDLKLQKINLKNEEEKNEVYKFLESFGLILDKDVDYTVVFRDENNVIKATCSKAKNVFKCFAISEDIRGENITSSLISDLVDKLFEEGVYHSFLFTKPDKVKIFTSLNFNLIYKEENAALLEYGIYNINKALDKMITKYEIDVTTEKGSLVMNCNPLTNGHRYLVEEASKKCSEVIVFVVEEDKSLFPFKDRYLIVKEGLSDLKNVKVIPGSEYIISSATFPSYFIRKEDERLKSYENIDCNIFGEYFCKRLNIIKRFVGEEPYCNVTNTYNNTLKKVMPKYGVELMEIGRKCYKGNYISASKVREFIKNNQMDQVKNIVPEVTWKFLNSNRGKEIREKIEKSDSPH; this is translated from the coding sequence ATGTATGATTTAAAGCTTCAGAAAATAAATTTAAAAAATGAAGAAGAAAAAAATGAAGTATATAAATTTTTAGAAAGCTTTGGATTGATATTGGATAAAGATGTGGATTATACAGTAGTTTTTAGAGACGAAAATAATGTAATTAAAGCCACTTGTTCTAAAGCTAAGAATGTATTTAAGTGCTTTGCCATATCAGAGGATATAAGGGGAGAAAACATAACTTCTTCCCTTATATCTGATTTAGTAGATAAGCTTTTTGAAGAAGGAGTATATCATAGTTTTTTATTTACTAAACCAGACAAAGTAAAAATATTTACTTCCTTAAATTTTAACCTTATATACAAAGAAGAAAATGCTGCTTTATTGGAATATGGAATTTATAATATAAATAAAGCTTTAGATAAAATGATAACTAAATATGAAATAGATGTAACTACTGAAAAAGGTTCGTTAGTAATGAATTGTAACCCACTTACTAATGGACATAGATATTTAGTAGAAGAGGCTTCAAAAAAGTGCAGTGAAGTCATAGTATTTGTGGTAGAAGAAGACAAATCTTTATTTCCTTTCAAGGATAGATATTTAATAGTAAAAGAAGGTTTATCAGATTTAAAAAATGTAAAAGTTATTCCAGGTAGTGAATATATTATATCATCAGCTACTTTTCCATCCTATTTTATTAGAAAAGAGGATGAAAGATTAAAATCCTATGAAAATATTGATTGTAACATATTTGGGGAATATTTTTGTAAAAGATTAAATATAATAAAGAGATTTGTAGGTGAAGAACCCTACTGTAATGTTACGAATACATATAATAACACATTAAAAAAAGTTATGCCAAAGTATGGTGTAGAGCTGATGGAAATAGGAAGAAAATGTTATAAAGGTAATTATATAAGTGCTTCTAAAGTTAGAGAATTTATAAAAAATAATCAAATGGATCAAGTAAAAAATATAGTACCTGAAGTAACATGGAAGTTTTTGAATTCTAATAGAGGAAAGGAGATAAGAGAGAAAATAGAAAAAAGTGACTCTCCACATTAG
- the trxA gene encoding thioredoxin → MIQEIKDMDFSKIVQESSKPVVVDFWASWCGPCKMLAPVIDEISEELNDKVEFLKLNVDENPVTSNQYRVASIPTVMIFKDGKVVDTLVGFRPKEAIKDVIEKHI, encoded by the coding sequence ATGATACAAGAAATAAAAGATATGGATTTTTCAAAGATTGTTCAAGAATCTTCTAAACCTGTAGTTGTGGACTTTTGGGCTTCTTGGTGTGGACCTTGCAAAATGTTAGCTCCTGTAATAGATGAAATTTCTGAAGAGCTTAATGATAAAGTAGAATTTTTAAAATTGAATGTAGATGAAAATCCTGTAACATCAAATCAGTATAGAGTAGCAAGTATACCAACGGTTATGATATTTAAGGATGGAAAAGTAGTAGATACTCTAGTAGGATTTAGACCAAAGGAAGCAATAAAGGATGTTATAGAAAAACATATTTAA
- a CDS encoding tetratricopeptide repeat protein, which translates to MFFRNSDGGVYGKIPMKVKVIIACIAVCVVIGIAYRETINNKKGNSIIENVNKESSNNIVIKEKKDDNISKQTEVQKAEEQKYNESYKAFGQKNYDNAIALADEIINADPNFYKAYNIKGIALCYKGNFDEGMKNIDKALQLKSDFGYARFNKALGYELHGDYDEALTWYDKDLEVENYIWSYYGKASIYGRRGDVENTVKYLKTAVNMSPDIKGIAAKEEDFDPVKDSQEFQNVIK; encoded by the coding sequence ATGTTTTTTAGAAATAGTGATGGCGGAGTATATGGAAAAATACCAATGAAGGTTAAAGTGATAATAGCATGTATAGCAGTATGTGTAGTAATTGGAATAGCCTATAGAGAAACAATAAACAATAAAAAAGGCAATAGTATAATAGAAAATGTAAATAAAGAGAGTTCTAATAATATAGTCATAAAAGAAAAAAAAGATGATAATATTTCAAAGCAGACAGAAGTTCAAAAGGCTGAGGAACAAAAGTATAATGAAAGTTATAAGGCTTTTGGACAAAAGAACTACGATAATGCAATAGCATTAGCTGATGAGATTATAAATGCAGATCCAAATTTTTATAAGGCTTATAATATTAAAGGAATAGCATTATGTTATAAAGGTAATTTTGATGAAGGAATGAAAAATATAGATAAAGCACTTCAATTAAAGTCTGATTTTGGGTATGCTAGATTTAATAAAGCTTTAGGGTATGAGTTACATGGTGATTATGATGAGGCATTAACTTGGTATGATAAAGATTTAGAGGTTGAAAATTATATATGGAGTTATTATGGTAAAGCTAGCATATATGGAAGACGAGGAGATGTGGAGAACACGGTAAAATATTTAAAAACAGCTGTAAATATGTCCCCAGATATAAAAGGTATTGCTGCCAAAGAAGAAGATTTTGATCCAGTAAAGGATTCTCAAGAATTTCAAAATGTGATCAAGTAA
- a CDS encoding HpcH/HpaI aldolase/citrate lyase family protein: MKTLRRTMLFMPGNNPGMLQSAPILGADSVILDLEDAVSLTEKDSARRLVSEAIKVIDYSAVELVVRVNPLDTEYGPKDIDTIARVKPDALMIPKATEEQLETIDKMLSKIESEEKFEDNHIKLIPIVETAYGLENVYSIIKSSKRVVGVLLGAEDLTSDFGIKRTKEGEEIFYARNRVSTACRASRVDAIDTPFTDTNDYEGLRKDTFKAKSLGFTGKSSINPRQIDTIHSVFAPTESEIKHAVRVLEARDEAKAKGLGVFSLDGKMVDAPVINRAVTTVELAKLLGLI; the protein is encoded by the coding sequence ATGAAAACACTAAGAAGAACAATGCTTTTTATGCCTGGCAATAATCCTGGAATGCTTCAAAGTGCACCAATACTTGGAGCTGATTCAGTAATACTTGATTTAGAAGATGCAGTAAGTCTTACAGAAAAAGATAGTGCAAGAAGACTTGTTAGTGAGGCCATAAAAGTTATAGATTATTCAGCAGTAGAATTAGTAGTAAGAGTAAATCCACTAGATACTGAATATGGACCAAAGGATATAGATACCATAGCTAGAGTTAAGCCAGATGCATTAATGATTCCTAAAGCTACAGAAGAGCAGCTTGAAACTATAGATAAAATGCTTTCTAAAATTGAAAGTGAAGAAAAATTTGAAGACAATCATATAAAACTTATTCCAATTGTAGAAACAGCTTACGGCTTGGAAAATGTGTACAGTATAATTAAGTCATCTAAAAGAGTAGTAGGAGTACTTTTAGGAGCAGAGGATTTAACTTCAGACTTTGGAATTAAGAGAACAAAAGAAGGAGAAGAAATATTTTATGCAAGAAATAGAGTATCTACAGCTTGCAGAGCTTCTAGAGTAGATGCTATAGATACACCTTTTACAGATACTAATGATTATGAAGGATTAAGAAAAGATACATTTAAAGCTAAGAGCTTAGGTTTCACAGGAAAATCATCCATAAATCCAAGACAAATAGACACTATACATTCAGTATTTGCACCAACAGAATCCGAAATAAAGCATGCAGTAAGAGTATTAGAAGCTAGAGATGAAGCTAAAGCTAAGGGATTAGGAGTATTTTCTTTAGATGGAAAGATGGTAGATGCACCTGTAATAAACAGAGCAGTAACTACTGTAGAATTGGCTAAATTATTAGGCCTTATTTAA
- a CDS encoding sigma 54-interacting transcriptional regulator: MYKNSITITIHNGIHTRIAAMIVHRATELKNKYGINLYMSNSSTKEPLAISMLALLSLKIREGEMVEISCKENSINGQHAVLELCNFITMYIANSNNSVLSKIDDIIEENTIAYAQIVENIPVGILVIDVNGYITAMNDYALKIVHKKLEDVIGYFVKDIIPTSDLPNIVTSKERKVGETQYINNRLVLTNRSPIFSNDKIIGALGVFQDISELIGIKELNEKFKKILEASHDLICFVDDRRIISYVNPSYEKHFGIKNKDIVGKDLANISPSGLRIKVFNTKTPVENKVYRKDSVNIISTIEPIFIDGIFKGVISISKTVDEIKDLVKKLEKSEEELNYYKDELNRHNFSSSFSSIIGCSSSLKDCLFMAQKASNSPSTVLIRGESGTGKELIAKAIHNNSNRKNKPFVRVNCAAIPENLLESELFGYEKGAFTGAIKSKPGKFNIANGGTLFLDEIGDMPVSMQVKLLRVLQEREFESVGGLTTQIVDIRIIAATNRNLEQMIKEDKFREDLYYRLNVISIILPPLRNRKEDINLLVEHFIQKMNIKLNKNVTGIDKKSLMHLQEYHWPGNIRELENIIERAINMCENNLITEKDLPFYIKNGELETGSLINLKNGKLQPLEQYEKELITLAMKTYKSYNKAGKALGITHRTVSLKCKKYGIDLTSL, translated from the coding sequence ATGTATAAAAACAGTATAACCATAACAATACATAACGGAATACATACACGAATTGCGGCTATGATAGTTCATAGAGCTACGGAATTGAAAAATAAGTATGGAATAAACCTATATATGAGCAATTCATCTACAAAAGAACCTTTAGCTATAAGCATGTTAGCCTTATTATCTTTAAAAATAAGAGAAGGTGAAATGGTCGAAATCTCATGCAAAGAAAACTCTATAAATGGTCAACATGCAGTATTAGAACTGTGTAATTTTATAACCATGTATATTGCAAACAGTAATAATTCAGTTTTGTCTAAAATAGATGACATAATTGAAGAAAATACCATTGCCTATGCTCAAATAGTGGAAAATATTCCTGTTGGAATACTGGTTATTGATGTAAACGGATATATTACAGCAATGAATGACTATGCACTTAAAATAGTTCATAAAAAATTAGAGGATGTCATAGGTTACTTTGTAAAGGACATTATTCCAACTTCTGATTTGCCAAATATAGTCACCTCAAAAGAACGTAAAGTTGGAGAAACTCAATATATAAACAATCGTCTTGTTTTAACTAATAGATCTCCAATATTTTCTAATGACAAAATTATTGGGGCTTTAGGAGTATTTCAAGATATATCTGAATTAATAGGTATTAAAGAGTTAAACGAAAAATTCAAAAAAATATTAGAAGCATCTCATGACTTAATTTGCTTTGTAGACGATAGAAGAATTATAAGTTATGTAAACCCATCTTATGAAAAGCACTTTGGTATAAAAAATAAAGACATTGTAGGTAAAGATTTAGCCAATATATCTCCAAGTGGGCTACGAATCAAAGTATTTAATACAAAAACACCAGTTGAAAATAAGGTTTATCGCAAAGATAGTGTAAATATAATTTCTACAATAGAACCTATTTTTATAGATGGTATATTTAAAGGTGTTATTTCAATATCAAAAACTGTAGATGAAATCAAAGACTTAGTAAAAAAACTTGAAAAATCAGAAGAAGAACTGAACTATTATAAAGATGAATTGAACAGACATAATTTTAGCAGTTCTTTTAGTTCTATAATAGGCTGCAGCAGCTCCCTTAAGGATTGTTTATTTATGGCACAAAAAGCTTCTAATTCTCCATCTACTGTATTAATTCGTGGTGAAAGCGGAACAGGTAAAGAGCTTATTGCTAAGGCTATTCATAATAATAGTAATAGAAAAAATAAACCTTTTGTTAGAGTTAATTGTGCTGCTATCCCAGAAAACTTACTTGAAAGTGAGCTATTTGGATATGAGAAAGGTGCCTTTACAGGTGCAATTAAAAGTAAACCTGGAAAATTTAATATAGCCAATGGTGGTACTTTATTCTTAGATGAAATTGGAGACATGCCTGTATCTATGCAAGTTAAATTATTAAGAGTGCTTCAGGAAAGAGAATTTGAAAGTGTTGGTGGGCTTACTACCCAAATAGTAGATATAAGAATAATTGCCGCTACTAATAGAAATCTTGAACAAATGATAAAGGAAGATAAGTTTAGGGAAGATTTATACTATAGATTAAACGTTATAAGCATCATTCTTCCTCCTTTAAGAAATAGAAAAGAAGATATAAATCTTCTAGTAGAACACTTTATTCAGAAAATGAATATTAAGCTCAATAAAAATGTTACAGGCATAGATAAAAAATCACTTATGCATTTGCAGGAATACCATTGGCCTGGAAACATAAGAGAATTAGAAAATATCATAGAAAGAGCTATAAACATGTGTGAAAACAACTTAATAACAGAAAAAGACTTACCTTTTTACATTAAAAATGGTGAATTAGAAACTGGTTCTTTGATAAACCTTAAAAATGGTAAACTTCAGCCTTTAGAACAATATGAAAAGGAATTGATAACTTTAGCTATGAAGACCTACAAAAGCTACAATAAAGCTGGAAAGGCCTTAGGAATTACTCATAGAACTGTATCTTTAAAATGCAAAAAATATGGAATAGATTTAACTTCTCTTTAA
- a CDS encoding tetratricopeptide repeat protein codes for MDRSKKIYIKASNKYNNGYIDKAMDLCEESISLDIKNAASINLKGLLHYLKGDIDSARKLWKMNHQINNDGVSEKYLASTKSDESRLYTYEKAISLIKGLYINEALDLLEQCSESDYNYINVNNYKALCYIKKGQYDKAIDSIENVMKIDKNNSMAKENKKVLVKCGVIKNKIDTKQAIYCLIGVLLIIVVTFGSTAIFKKVKSNVAKSHSAKTSKVNVEKVANNNGNKATKEAPKKIQQEAFPADKIKSDIQNKNFDNLYDDYIRWKDKNISNDDKEVISSVINILKNEGVEYFYGKGDGYINSQDIPNAKNNLTKAYEIGSDNYLYPHIIYMLGTSFYLSSDPQNAIKYYTQYDEKYGTDDYEETVLYALATMYKDLDKDKAATYAQKLVDKYPKSIYNNSVIKSLIRK; via the coding sequence ATGGATAGATCTAAGAAGATATATATTAAGGCATCAAATAAATATAATAATGGTTATATAGATAAAGCTATGGATTTATGTGAAGAAAGTATATCATTGGATATAAAAAATGCAGCATCTATAAATCTTAAAGGATTGTTACATTATTTAAAGGGAGATATAGATAGTGCTCGAAAGCTTTGGAAGATGAATCATCAAATAAATAATGATGGAGTTTCAGAAAAATATTTAGCTAGTACTAAAAGTGATGAGAGTAGATTATATACTTATGAAAAAGCAATATCACTTATAAAAGGATTATATATAAATGAAGCATTAGATCTTTTGGAACAATGTTCAGAAAGTGATTATAATTACATTAATGTAAATAATTACAAAGCTTTGTGCTATATAAAAAAAGGTCAGTATGATAAAGCTATAGATAGTATAGAAAATGTGATGAAAATAGATAAAAACAATAGTATGGCTAAAGAGAACAAAAAAGTATTAGTAAAATGTGGAGTTATAAAAAATAAAATTGACACTAAACAGGCTATTTATTGTTTAATAGGTGTGTTGCTAATAATTGTAGTAACATTTGGAAGTACAGCTATATTTAAAAAAGTAAAAAGTAATGTAGCTAAATCTCATAGTGCAAAGACATCAAAAGTAAATGTAGAAAAAGTAGCTAATAATAATGGAAATAAAGCAACTAAAGAAGCTCCAAAAAAAATTCAGCAGGAAGCTTTTCCAGCAGATAAAATTAAAAGTGATATTCAAAATAAAAATTTTGATAATCTATATGATGATTATATAAGATGGAAAGATAAAAATATATCCAATGATGATAAAGAAGTTATCTCCAGCGTTATTAATATATTGAAAAACGAAGGCGTAGAATATTTCTATGGAAAAGGGGATGGGTATATAAATAGTCAAGATATTCCTAATGCTAAAAATAATCTTACAAAAGCTTATGAAATAGGATCAGATAACTATTTATATCCTCATATAATTTATATGTTAGGAACTAGTTTTTATTTATCAAGTGACCCACAAAATGCTATAAAATATTACACTCAATATGATGAAAAATATGGGACAGATGATTATGAAGAAACAGTACTGTATGCTTTAGCTACTATGTATAAGGATTTGGATAAAGATAAAGCAGCCACTTATGCTCAAAAATTAGTAGATAAATATCCTAAGTCAATATATAATAATTCTGTAATAAAAAGTTTAATAAGAAAATAA
- the ptsP gene encoding phosphoenolpyruvate--protein phosphotransferase codes for MKKGIAASKGYAIGKVLIKEVNEVKVEERKIEDIQSEKDRFKKSLDASRDQLTKIKEKAEKEMGADKAAVFESHMMLLDDPEFAGAVDIAIENDKINAEKALENVSTMYAGIFEAMEDEYMRERGADVKDVSKRILANLAGKISADSEEMEANTIIVAHDLTPSDTAQLDKSKVIAFLTNIGGRTSHSAIMARTLEIPAVVGLNDITTSVKNGDTVVVDGNEGTVIINPDDNTVKEYEAKIEAYEKEKGELKKLISVKTVTKAGKRVEVAGNIGKPQDVHQVLENGGDAIGLFRTEFLYMDRNDMPTEEEQFDAYKYAVEKMEGRSVVIRTLDIGGDKKLPYLPLPEEMNPFLGYRAIRLCLDRKDIFKVQLRALLRASAFGNLKIMFPMIASLEEFLQAKKVLNECMEELKEEGKAFNAELETGIMVEIPAAAVCADELAKHVDFFSIGTNDLIQYTLAADRMNEKISYLYNPMHPAVLKLIKMTIEAAHKEGKWCGMCGEMAGDEKAIPTLVEYGLDEFSMSASSILKAKQLIMEN; via the coding sequence ATGAAAAAAGGAATTGCAGCTTCAAAAGGATATGCTATAGGCAAGGTATTAATAAAAGAGGTCAATGAAGTTAAAGTTGAAGAAAGAAAAATAGAAGATATACAGTCAGAAAAAGATAGGTTTAAAAAATCATTAGATGCTTCAAGGGATCAATTGACTAAAATAAAAGAAAAAGCAGAAAAGGAAATGGGAGCTGATAAAGCAGCTGTATTTGAAAGTCATATGATGTTATTAGATGATCCTGAATTTGCAGGTGCAGTTGATATAGCAATAGAAAATGATAAAATCAACGCTGAAAAGGCTCTTGAGAATGTTTCAACTATGTATGCTGGTATATTTGAAGCTATGGAAGATGAATATATGAGAGAAAGAGGCGCTGATGTAAAAGATGTTAGTAAGAGAATTCTTGCTAATCTTGCTGGAAAAATATCAGCAGATTCAGAAGAAATGGAAGCTAATACAATAATAGTTGCTCATGACTTAACACCTTCAGATACTGCACAACTTGATAAGAGCAAAGTTATAGCTTTTTTAACTAATATAGGAGGAAGGACTTCGCATAGTGCTATAATGGCAAGAACTTTAGAAATTCCAGCTGTTGTAGGTTTAAATGATATAACAACTTCAGTAAAAAATGGTGACACAGTAGTTGTAGATGGTAATGAAGGTACAGTTATAATAAATCCAGATGATAATACTGTTAAGGAATATGAAGCTAAAATAGAAGCTTATGAAAAAGAAAAAGGAGAACTTAAGAAGCTTATAAGTGTAAAAACTGTTACTAAAGCTGGAAAGAGAGTAGAAGTAGCAGGAAATATAGGAAAGCCACAGGATGTTCATCAGGTTTTAGAAAATGGTGGAGATGCTATAGGACTTTTTAGAACAGAGTTTTTATACATGGATAGAAATGATATGCCAACTGAAGAAGAACAATTTGATGCATACAAATACGCAGTAGAGAAGATGGAAGGAAGATCAGTTGTAATTAGAACACTAGATATAGGTGGAGATAAGAAGTTACCATATTTACCATTGCCAGAAGAGATGAATCCTTTCTTAGGATACAGAGCTATAAGACTTTGTCTTGATAGAAAAGATATATTTAAAGTTCAATTAAGAGCTTTACTTAGAGCTTCAGCTTTTGGTAATTTGAAAATAATGTTCCCAATGATAGCTTCTTTAGAAGAGTTTCTACAAGCAAAAAAGGTTCTAAATGAGTGTATGGAAGAATTGAAAGAAGAAGGAAAAGCGTTTAACGCAGAGTTAGAAACAGGAATAATGGTAGAAATACCTGCAGCAGCAGTATGTGCAGATGAGCTTGCGAAACACGTTGACTTTTTTAGTATAGGAACCAACGATCTAATACAGTATACTTTGGCGGCAGATAGAATGAATGAGAAAATATCATACCTTTATAATCCAATGCATCCAGCAGTGTTAAAGCTTATAAAAATGACTATAGAAGCTGCTCATAAAGAAGGAAAATGGTGTGGTATGTGTGGAGAAATGGCTGGAGATGAAAAAGCTATTCCTACACTAGTAGAGTATGGGTTAGATGAATTTTCAATGAGTGCATCGTCTATATTAAAAGCAAAACAATTAATAATGGAAAATTAA
- the citX gene encoding citrate lyase holo-[acyl-carrier protein] synthase, translated as MNRCWLTNYTYEDYVKDKQKKHNIKGIKEYTPEDILMCREERVYEQEKLIKFHKKTLVFMRVNYPGVVKNNTITLGIMKFMNKFLMEELKQYIEYKNFVITAEGPSLTLIVNKNAKDTKQITVNIENKHFLGRYVDIDVYDENNNSLSRGMLGFKSRTCYICSDIAQYCVRSRKHSEEEIKEFIKNKYEDYCKWYKVL; from the coding sequence ATGAATAGATGTTGGTTAACAAATTACACTTATGAAGATTATGTTAAAGATAAACAAAAAAAGCATAATATAAAAGGCATAAAAGAATATACACCGGAAGATATATTGATGTGCAGAGAAGAAAGAGTTTATGAACAAGAAAAATTAATTAAATTTCATAAAAAAACATTAGTTTTTATGAGAGTTAATTATCCTGGTGTAGTTAAAAATAATACAATAACACTTGGCATAATGAAGTTTATGAATAAATTTTTAATGGAAGAGCTTAAGCAATATATAGAGTATAAGAATTTTGTTATAACAGCAGAAGGACCATCATTAACACTTATTGTGAATAAAAACGCTAAAGATACAAAACAAATAACAGTTAATATAGAAAATAAACATTTTCTAGGCAGATATGTAGATATAGATGTTTATGATGAAAACAATAATAGTTTAAGTAGAGGAATGCTGGGCTTCAAATCAAGAACATGTTATATATGCAGCGATATTGCTCAGTATTGTGTAAGGTCAAGAAAACATAGTGAAGAAGAAATAAAAGAGTTTATTAAAAATAAGTATGAGGATTATTGTAAATGGTATAAAGTACTTTAG
- a CDS encoding DUF4652 domain-containing protein encodes MKNLKKKRLVTIACSISVLLSLAFTGCSGNKEKNTSTNNDTTSTQKSGSEKNTSSEQVNQKKQEAKPQAKSTNTKSSSTIKFAKEQLDKSEKPKFNTALKNSTNGTYEACIEGKGEEASEEGIGKIFVKNANGNNFTYEVIGNNKISPRNIEWVDDENLLVVIGSSQGTVSKGGNLYMLNVSTGNVSTIIETSDKKQQVMSAKKSGNNISLKVTVYEDDNYDKSHIENWTIYSFDSSLNRSMEVKNSEGKVLYTVN; translated from the coding sequence ATGAAAAACTTAAAGAAAAAAAGATTAGTTACAATTGCTTGTTCAATATCAGTGCTTTTATCCTTAGCTTTTACAGGATGCTCAGGGAATAAGGAAAAGAATACATCAACAAATAATGATACAACATCTACTCAAAAAAGTGGTTCAGAAAAGAATACTTCTTCAGAACAAGTTAACCAAAAAAAACAGGAAGCAAAACCTCAAGCTAAAAGCACAAATACTAAAAGTTCTAGCACTATTAAATTTGCAAAGGAACAATTAGATAAAAGTGAAAAACCAAAGTTTAATACTGCTTTGAAAAATTCAACTAATGGCACATATGAAGCATGTATAGAAGGTAAAGGAGAAGAGGCATCAGAAGAAGGTATAGGCAAAATATTTGTAAAAAATGCTAATGGAAATAACTTTACCTACGAAGTTATAGGAAATAATAAGATTTCACCTAGAAATATAGAGTGGGTGGATGATGAAAATTTATTAGTTGTAATAGGATCATCTCAAGGAACTGTTTCTAAGGGTGGTAACTTATATATGCTAAATGTAAGTACAGGAAACGTTTCAACAATTATAGAAACATCAGATAAAAAACAGCAAGTAATGTCAGCAAAAAAATCTGGAAATAACATAAGCTTGAAGGTTACTGTATATGAAGACGATAATTATGATAAATCTCATATAGAAAACTGGACTATTTATTCTTTTGATTCAAGCTTAAATAGATCAATGGAAGTAAAAAATTCTGAAGGAAAGGTTTTATATACAGTTAACTAA
- the citF gene encoding citrate lyase subunit alpha, with protein MKNVLGREIPDNIEGYGEVRPFQGAFSNCGVKEKVGVKVSSVKPGEDKVLNSIEEALDKVEIKDGMTISFHHHLRNGDFILNNVMYAISKRGIKDITVAASSIFPIHEPLVEYMKKGIVTGIAANYMSGPVAEAVSKGYLKKPAVMMTHGGRPRAIESGDLHIDVAFIGAPTADTYGNINGVYGNAACGSLGYAASDAEYADKVIAITDNLVPYPACPIEINQTYIDYVVKVDSIGNPAGIVSGTTKITKDPVGLKIAKMASKVIEASGLVKDGMSFQTGAGGTSLAVAENLKEIMRDKKVTGSFAAGGITGYIVDMFEEGLFRNIFDVQCFDLKAVESYRNNPKHQGMSGSMYGNPHNKGAVVNNLDIMILGATEIDTNFNVNVTTGSDGIIMGGSGGHSDTAAGAKLAIVVTNLIKGRLPIIKDTVTTVTTPGESIDVVVTERGIAVNPMRKDLIEKLKAKNLPVMTIGELKDLAENMTGKPEPIEFTDKVVAVVEYRDGTIIDVVRKPLN; from the coding sequence ATGAAAAATGTACTAGGAAGAGAAATTCCTGATAATATAGAAGGTTATGGGGAAGTAAGGCCTTTTCAAGGAGCTTTTTCAAATTGTGGTGTTAAAGAAAAAGTAGGTGTAAAGGTAAGTTCTGTAAAACCAGGAGAAGACAAAGTATTAAACAGTATAGAAGAAGCTTTAGATAAAGTAGAAATAAAAGATGGTATGACTATATCATTTCATCATCATTTAAGAAATGGAGATTTCATACTTAATAATGTAATGTATGCTATTTCAAAAAGAGGAATAAAAGACATTACTGTAGCAGCAAGTTCTATATTCCCAATACATGAGCCTTTAGTAGAATATATGAAAAAGGGTATTGTAACAGGAATAGCTGCAAACTACATGTCAGGACCTGTAGCAGAAGCTGTATCAAAGGGATACTTAAAAAAACCAGCAGTAATGATGACTCATGGTGGAAGACCAAGAGCTATAGAAAGTGGAGACTTACATATAGATGTAGCATTTATAGGAGCACCAACTGCAGATACCTATGGAAACATAAATGGAGTTTATGGAAATGCTGCTTGTGGTTCATTAGGATATGCTGCAAGTGATGCTGAATATGCAGATAAAGTAATAGCAATTACTGATAACCTTGTTCCTTATCCTGCATGTCCTATTGAAATCAATCAAACTTATATAGATTATGTAGTTAAAGTTGATTCCATAGGAAATCCAGCAGGTATTGTATCAGGTACTACAAAAATTACAAAGGATCCTGTAGGACTTAAAATAGCTAAAATGGCATCAAAGGTTATAGAAGCTTCAGGACTTGTAAAGGATGGAATGTCATTTCAAACAGGAGCAGGAGGAACTTCTCTTGCAGTAGCAGAAAACTTAAAAGAAATAATGAGAGATAAGAAAGTAACAGGAAGTTTTGCAGCAGGAGGAATAACAGGTTATATTGTAGATATGTTTGAAGAAGGATTATTTAGAAATATATTTGATGTACAGTGCTTTGATTTAAAGGCTGTAGAATCCTATAGAAATAATCCTAAACATCAAGGTATGAGCGGATCAATGTATGGGAACCCTCATAATAAAGGAGCTGTAGTAAATAACTTAGATATAATGATACTTGGAGCTACAGAAATAGATACAAATTTCAATGTAAATGTAACAACAGGTTCTGATGGAATAATAATGGGAGGTTCAGGTGGACACAGTGATACTGCAGCAGGAGCAAAGCTTGCCATAGTAGTTACAAACCTTATAAAAGGAAGATTACCAATTATTAAGGATACAGTTACTACAGTTACAACACCAGGAGAAAGTATAGATGTGGTAGTTACTGAAAGAGGTATAGCTGTAAATCCAATGAGAAAAGACTTAATAGAAAAATTAAAAGCTAAAAACTTACCTGTTATGACAATAGGAGAACTAAAAGATTTAGCTGAAAATATGACAGGAAAGCCAGAGCCTATAGAATTTACAGATAAGGTTGTAGCAGTTGTAGAGTACAGAGATGGTACAATAATAGATGTAGTTAGAAAACCATTAAATTGA